AAATAATGCTCCCATTGGATCATCAGAATCTAGTGATAGAAGAAGCTTGCAGACCTCTAGAGCCGATCGATGACAGCCACGTCTGTCCATGTTCTTCATGTGGTTGAAAAGGGCTGAGAATAGTGGTTTATTTGCATCATGACTGTATTTTAACTGACAATTACCTTGTAGTGGGTTAAACAATGGATGCCATGCACACTCCAACGCAAATAAACACTTCCCAATTGCATCAGCAGATGACTGATGCTCTCCAGAATATTTGAAAATCTCACCAAAGGTCAATAAAGATTCAATATGATAAGGATAGTGCGCTAAGATACTTGCAATAGCATTGAGGTCATTGGCTGCTTTCGCAGCTTCAAATGCTTCTTGGGCATGACCATAAGATGGGGAATGCACATACCTACAAGACACATTAAGACTATTGGTAAAAGACGTATATTAAGACATCTCAAGGAAAAATTTAACAGCTAGCATACTTGCAACCAAAGTAACACCAGCTTGCATATAATATGGAAGATTTAGTCCAAAAGTCTCTTTCCCTAGCGACTAGAACATTTAAAACACATCCATAAATCTAGATGGATAGGTAAAATTTGATGCAAATAATACACAGTCACTTTGTCCTTGCACTATCTGAATATAGTTCATAGATGATAGAATCTGCTATGGGTATATGATGTCATATATACCTCAGCATTTCATAAAAACTAGtcaagatgatagcaatatGTCAGTTACATTTCCCAGATACAACAATTTCTTATTAGTCCTTGCCATGCATGTGACATTAGCAACATGCTGTATAACCCATGTTGATGGATTGATGTAAACCATGCTGTAATGAGCCCATGACAAGGAATTATAAGGAGGCAAAATACTAATGTATGAGAAGCAGGATTTTATTAGCCAATGTCAAATAATTACACAATATTACAGTTAAAGAAACTAAGAAAAGAAACATTAAATACACCAATCAACTAGTGAGTGAAGAAGCcaataattttagaaaaacaGTGGTAAATATTGAGGAATCAAATATGCAGAGTTTGCCCAGAATACAATGTCCCACAAAAAACAGTTTTCTCCTTATCAGTTAAAATCCTGTGCATGATTcatggagaggggctgatgcatGAACATGATTTACTATATGTTTTCCACAATGCTATTCATGCCTCGTATATGGAATGATTAGAATTATGGTTTCTACTtggtgattttctttttttgtttttctgtgctAGCAATACCTAGGATTTGAACACTAGACCTCCTCCAAGGGCAGGTCCTTAGTGGTGAGGTGCCAACCAAGCTAATAGCTGTTGGCATCTCGTTGGTGATAGTTGCTGCAAGCTTACAAAACAAAGATCAAGATTACTCAGGATATTATATCTTCACTTTTTTATGTGAAAAATGAAGTTTTATATTATGGATCATAGAAAAGATTGCAGAGGTTTGCATCCATTATGGTTAAAATTCGATAATTAACTAATGGGGGTTATAATGTTGTACATGGTCATAATTGTACAAGGTACCTAATATATCATATTGTTAGAAAGAACATCTGGAGGAAGAATTTCATGAGGTCACCATAACACAGTTCATACGGTTACAACTAACATAGTCACTTTTTTACATCCTAATTTTTCAAAGCAATATAAGAGTTTCATGACGAGCAAGGAGTTTAAGGCCATGGTAAGTTGTAATGATCCTCTATAGCTAATAAATAAGAGGTTACCTGAAATAATTCTGGTGATCCTTTGTTTCTAGAAGTTCCATAGACATAGATCCATCCCAACGAGGCCAATAGATTGGTGGAGAAATAAGAATTGTCTTCCTTGGATTGTGGACTGCACGCCTTCCACCACGTATCTGCCTTGAGCTGCCACTAgtatgatgattttcaaaagagTTGACAACCTTAGAACCAAATATTTTTCTCAGTTCATTTTCAGCTTTCAGATATCTGGGATCCACAACTAGAACAAAAGATGTGCCATGCTTCTTAGTATCAATTGGAGCCTCATCGCTCACTGCTTTGATATTCTCAGGTCCAATCTGAGGAGAAGGCTTTCTGCTGATAGACAAATCTTCTAAAATCAGATCAAGTGTTTCTTCTGCTCTAGGTTTTCGAGATGCTGatttatctttgttttttttcttctttttcttggatttacAGTTAGAAGCTGGATCTACATTTGAAGAGTTCGTAATCACAGGGTGTTCTTGTCCATTGGCATCTTCTAGTTGGTTTCCACCAGCAACTTCCTGTTCATCCTCCTGCAACATAAATTTGAGCATCCAACATAATCAAGT
The sequence above is a segment of the Phoenix dactylifera cultivar Barhee BC4 unplaced genomic scaffold, palm_55x_up_171113_PBpolish2nd_filt_p 000559F, whole genome shotgun sequence genome. Coding sequences within it:
- the LOC103722108 gene encoding transcription factor 25, translated to MSARSLRRVLKEEDKSLGLSSVNLGLDAAGGSDEGTDSPVSAAPSKNPFDLLDDQEDEQEVAGGNQLEDANGQEHPVITNSSNVDPASNCKSKKKKKKNKDKSASRKPRAEETLDLILEDLSISRKPSPQIGPENIKAVSDEAPIDTKKHGTSFVLVVDPRYLKAENELRKIFGSKVVNSFENHHTSGSSRQIRGGRRAVHNPRKTILISPPIYWPRWDGSMSMELLETKDHQNYFRYVHSPSYGHAQEAFEAAKAANDLNAIASILAHYPYHIESLLTFGEIFKYSGEHQSSADAIGKCLFALECAWHPLFNPLQGNCQLKYSHDANKPLFSALFNHMKNMDRRGCHRSALEVCKLLLSLDSDDPMGALFCVDYFSLRAQEYQWLEKFAEEYRSDNSLWLFPNFSYSLAVARFYLERDAASKENTAQTEKATSSDLMKQALMLHPLVLQKLVAKAPLKDSVWAQILKNSFFGSAKAGSPSLEHLINIYVERSYLIWRFPELQNLLKEAALLVIESLKQNSSEARDWSCVRKEAFSSEKNEYSHLMVSDFSDTTPSIPPEELRQFMVGPQMVHEMQDGDREGIPERARAPREVAGRNAAIVFLESLLPWMDYGNDRNGQPDGQDQNIED